The region TGAAGTCGTTTGCGTATTTAACAGTTGAGTTGCAACTTCCGGATGAAAAATAACATTCCCCATGATGGCAGATTTAATTCCCTCATAAATCACCTCATGCGAACTATCCTTTAATAAGTAGCCACTTGCACCGAGTTGCATCGCCTCTTGGATATAAGATTGATCTTTAAACGTGGTTAAAATCAACACTTTTATCTTTGGAAAAGCTTCTTTAATCAAACGTGTTCCAAGAACTCCATCGTATAAAGGCATGCGAATATCTATCAAAACAAGATCTATATCCGGGTGTGATTGACAGGCCTTCAGGGCTTCCTCACCATTTGACGCTGTTGCTACGACCTCAATATCTTCAAATAACGACAACATTAAACGAAGTCCATCACGAATTAGCGCTTCATCATCAACAATTAAAATCCTAATCATAACTTTCACCCTTTCCCTTTGGAATCGTAATTCTTATTTTAAAGCCAACTGTAGAAGGGATAAAGTGAACCTTCCCATTGACCTCACTGACACGCTCGCTCATACTCGTTAAACCGACCCCTTTTTGAAAATTAGGACAGCCAATTCCATTATTTTCAGCCGTTAACACCACATGATCAGGTGAAAAATGAATTGAAATGGACGCATCCGTTGCTTGACCATGACGGAGTGCATTCGACAATGTTTCTTGAATGGCACGATATAGTGTCAATCCCATTTTCGGGCTTAGTTCCCATTTTTGTTTAGAAATCGTCAGTCTGACATTCATCCCAGATAACTTTTTAAAATTCTCAATTAATTCTTCAATCCGATATAACTCTTGATACGTTTGATACTCACTCGGTTTTAAAGTCGAAATGGCCTCACGAACTTCTTGTAAACAATTTTTTAAAAATTCACGTAAATTTAAAGCCAGAGGAGCAACACTTGAATTCTCTTTTGAGGCGATAACTTCCATCGCATTCAATTGAATGATGGCTGTTGAGAGAGCATGTCCGACACTGTCATGAATATCACGTGAAATTCGATTTCGCTCTTTTAAAACGGCAAGTTCTGTTATTGAAGCCCCGTAAAGTTCTAATTCTTCTTTAGCCTGTTTTAATTTTTCTTCAGAAATTCGAAGTTCATCATATAAAAGTTGAGCATCTAATTTCTTCTCATGTTCTTCTTTAATATAAAGCCCTAAAAAAGCAACGATGAGAAACACAAATAAAGAAGTTATCTGATTTAATGTGAAAGAGTGAGAAATTAAAAATAGCAAGATCATTCCGATTAAACAAGACAAGGAAAGATGATAACGTCTTGGTAACAGTAAAATACTATCAAGTATCGGTAAAATAAAATAATAGGCTACCATTTGCGGTTGATACGAACTTAAACAAATAAATAAGATTAAATCAACAACTAACGAACATATAATATAAGGTGCTTGACGAAGCGAGAAAAAACGAAACTGACTATTGATAAGTAAGCATAACAGCATTAAGATAATAAAAATCGATAATGTTTCATTCAAACTAATGAAAGAAAAAATAACCGTGAGTAAACTTAAGTAACGAACAGTAATTAATAGTTTGTTTTTTCTCATAAGATACCTCCTGTTTATTTTTGTATTGTATCATGCAAACAATTGGTAAATAAAGTTACGAGGTGATATTTTGAAAAAAGTTATCGCAATTTCAAGTAGTGGGCGTCAAAAAAATACATATCAACTCATTCAATCGGCGGCTCCCTTATTAAAGGAAGCGGGAATTTCTTTGCAAATCATTCATCTGTCAAATTACTTGATTCAAGATTGCAAAGGGTGTGAGGCTTGTATCTTAAGTGACCGGTGCCCGATTAAAGATGATGTGATCGGGATTTTAGAAAAACTGGGGCAGGCGGATGGAATTATTTTAACGTCACCTGTTTACATGGCAGGCGTGAGTGGACAACTTAAACGATTTATTGACCGTACCTGCAAGTGGTATCATCGTCCAGAATTAGTAAAAAAACCAGTTTTATTAATGACCACAACAGCAGGGGGATATGCCGATGAAGTTCTAGACTATATGGAAAAAGTCGCAACTTTTTGGGGGATGCATCTTTGTGGTCGAGTGAAGCGGAACGTAAAAACTTGGGATGAAGCGGTCAGTAGAAAAGAGTTGAAATTTTTTATTAAAGCGGTGGAAGAAGGGGAGGAAACGGAGTGGATTCCAACAAAGGATCAGGTTATCGCATTTCAGGTGCAGAAAACATTAGCCATGAATATCCTTCCAAGAGATCGAAAGTATTGGATAGAACATGGTTATGATGTACAAGTTTACTATGAAGAGAATGATGTGCCCTTTTATTTAAAGTGGATGGGGAACTCTTTTTATAGTTTCTTTAGCCGTATTATTAAAAAAAAATCCTCTTAATAGGAGGATTTTTTAATGATGATGAGAAGCTTTTGAGATTAAAAATCCAATGGTTGTTGAAATCAAGTCGCGAAGTTGAATAATCCCTTCTTGATAACTTAGATTATTCGTTCGATTAGCAATCATTAAAACAATGATACAAATGATGCACACCGTTGTTGAAAACAAAATTCTAACGTGAGTTGCTTTATTCAAATTAATATCTTTATTGAATACAAACTCTTGTTTCTCATGATCTTCAGATTCTTCAGAAGGTGGCGATGCTTTTTTAGTTGAATAGCTATGAGCCATCCCAAGAATAAAACCAAAGATACTTGAGGTACTTGTTCTAAAGACAATCTGAGTGGTGGAATCTAGCGCATTAGCTGGAACAAAAATAGCATAAATCAGTTGGAAAAGAAGGAGGATTCCAATGAAAAAAATACATTTAGTGGCAAAGTCGAGGTGTCCCCATTCATACTTGAGTTTTTTATAGAGTTTATAGATGCTTGAATTTTTATTCATCGTCATCACTCCTTTATTTAAGTTACTATAGAGTATGAAGATTAAACAAAATAATAAAGTGGTAGTATCACGATATTTTAAATATGTTAAAATAAACTGAAACTATAAAAGTGAGGACTTCTATCATGAAAGAGACAATGAAAGAAATTATCAAATTTAGAGATGATCGTGGCTGGAAACCTTATCATACTCCAGAAAATTTAGCAAAATCTATTTCAATTGAAGCAGCTGAATTGTTAGAATGCTTTCAGTGGAATAATGACTTTGATGCAGAACATGTTTCTGAAGAATTAGCAGATGTGATGATTTATTGCATGCCAATGGCTGATGTATTAGAAGTAGATGTCAAAGACATTATTTTAAAGAAATTAGAAAAGAATGCGATTAAATATCCAAGTACAAAATAAAACCCGTGATTTTCACGGGTTTTATTGATGAATGGCGTAAACCATGGTTGTATAAGTTTCATAAAGGACGTAAAGTACCATACTGATTAAGAGCATTTGACTGATGAAACGTTCACCTTTGGCACCTGTTTTAAAGTTGGCGAGTTTAATTTTTTTCTTACACGGATAAAATAAGCAAACCCCTTGATGCGTGAATAAATCAAGTACAATATGTGAAATATGACCAAGCATTAAGCCGCAGGTAATAATAATATAAAACTCATTTCCGACGTCTAGTAATGGAGCGCAGGCAATTAAAACAAAAAAGAAGGCGATAGAAAGAAAGCTATGAGTCAGTGTTCGATGTTTAAAGTTTTTAGCAATGAATTTTGAGATAAAGGGAAAAAGTTTTCCCATTTGAGATCCTGTCATGTCGATATCGGGTAATAATGACCCGACGGTGGTCGCAAGACAATAAAGGGTGATAATGAAAATTTTAGAATAAAGATTAGCCTCCTCGTAATAAGGGGCAATAAAAAGATGGTGGGTCACAAGTCCGCAAAGTAGGCCACCTCGTTGATGCGTTCCGGCAGTCATAGTTAAAAGTCCTCCTGTATAAACCTGATGTCGAATTTAAAAGATTAATGTCATCTATTTTATATTATACAAGAAAAAAACGAATATTCGTTTGAATTCTATGAGGGAAATAATGGTATATTAGATATAGGGAGAGAGAGACTTGCATAAAATGAAAGGATAGTGTTAAGGTAAGAGGAGATAGAAGTCTAGAGCATTTTTTTAAGCCTCTTTTTATTAGACTATAGGATCCTCGATACAAAAGGGTTTAAGGGTTTAAGAACTGATTATGATTTTAAAATGTTGCGTCTTAGTATTTTGTTTGAGCAACCCAACATAACTGCTAAGGAACAATCGTTTTGTATCGGGATAGATAATGAAGTGAGAGTGATGTTTCATGAATTTAGAAGAAGAGTTAACGGGTTTAAATGACGCACAATCTGAGGTCGTTTCTAACCTAAATGATAATTTATTAGTCATGGCTCCGGCAGGAACAGGGAAGACGAAAGTTATTTCATTACGAGTAGCGGGATTTATTAATCAGGGGATTGAGGCGAAAGAGATATTGTGCTTAACCTTTACGAATAAAGCTTGTCATGAATTAGCAGAACGATTGCTAAAAGTAACGAATGGGTTGGCCAAAGAGGTTTTCGTTAAAACGTTTCATAGTTTTTGTTTTCAACTCATTAAAGAAGAAGCGAAAAACTTCGGTAAGATTTCGCGTGATTTTTCGGTGATGGATGAAGAGGATGGAAAGTTTTTAGTGCGTCAGTTAATGAAAGATGATTATGTCATTGCCGATTTGGCCTATCAATATTTGCAAGAATTGAAACTATATCGCTTAATGATTCCAAAAGCGTATCGTGACGATTATAAAAGAGTGGTCGCCTCTTTTCATCAATCTGAAAAAGCACAAAAACTTCAATATTCGAATAGAAGAAGTGATGCTGGAGCATATACCCTTGGATTTTTAGCTCAGTATGGTTGTTGGTTATATGAAACATATCAAACGTATCTTCTTGAAAATCACCTTGTTGACTTTAATGATTTGATTGTTTATGCTAGCGAATTACTAGAAGATGAGGAGATTTTAGAACGTTGGCGTGAGCGATTTAAGGTGGTGATGGTAGATGAAGTACAAGATACCTCCCAATTTGAATATCAACTGATTGAAAAATTAGCAAAAGGAAAGCAATTTAGTGTTTTTGGGGATTTCAATCAAACCATTTATGAGTGGCGTGATTCAAATCCAGAACTGATTTTGTCACAAATTATGACGACATTTAATCCAAAACGATTGGAGTTATCCCTAAATTATCGGTCTTTGAAACGATTAGTTCAAATGAGTGCCAATTATTTACAAAATGCGAAAAAAGCACGCTTAATTAATCCGAGGCTATCCCCACGCGTGATTGAGGCAGCGAATGAGGAAGTGGGAGGTCGGCCTGTCTTTTATGAAGCACAGACCCAACAAGAGGAAATGGATTTTATTATCGATCACCTAAAGCATTATCGATTAGATGACCTCGCTAATACTGTGATTCTAACGCGAACAAATAAGCAAAATATTCAAGTTTCAAACTTTTTAAGAAATGTGGGGATTCCCTGTTATTTGATTGAAGATTTAAGTTTATTTAGACGCAAAGTCGTAAAAGACTTACTTGCCTTTGTCAAATTTCAACTTAATCCATTTGATCATTTATCACTTGAACGATTGTTGCCACTTATTTGTCCTGAGGTATCTCCTGAGTTATTTAATCAAACGTATCGTCAACGATATGTTAGTTATGGGATGAGAATGATTGATTTGTTTCAAGAAGCTGCTTATGAGTATGAAGAACCGTATGGATTATTAAAGAAGCAGTTTGAAAAGGGACGAATTGTCATTTTTGATGTGGAATCAACGGGTCTTGATGTGACTCAAGATGAAGTTATTCAAATTGCAGCTATTGAATTGGTGAATGGTGAGTATACTCGTTCATTTGAACGATTTATTAAACCGAGCCACTCGGTTGGAGACTCAGCTTTGGTGCACGGATTTAGTGATGACTATTTAAACGAACATGGCGAAGAGGCGAGAGAAGTCTTTTTACAGTTTCAAGCGTTTGTAGAAGGCGCTTTATTGATTGGTCATAATGTTCAATATGATTTAAAAATTGTGAGTAGTCAGATGAATCGTTTAGGTCTGATGTTTGAAAATTCAATGGGCTATTATGATACCTTAGATATTGTTAGGCGCCTGTATCCAGATTTGAAAAATCATAAGTTAGATACCGTCAGCGCCTATGTTGGTGTGAGTCATGAGCCGACGCATAATGCGATGGATGATATTTTAGCAACAAAAGATGTGCTCGTTAAAAGTATGGATTTGTTAATGACGCATCATGAAAACCGTAAAAAAGTCATGAAATTTTATGAACCTCATTTATGGGGAGCGATTCAAAGGTTAAAAGAAATTCAAGACTGTTTTGAAACACAGCCGCCACATGTTGCGATGAAAGGTTTAATAGATGCTTTTGAGTGTGAGGATGAAGCACATAAGCAAAGTATCATAGAGTTACTTAATTACATTGGGGCGACCTATCATCGCCTGCATCATACGAATCCACATCAACCAAATTTAGAAATTTGGATTCAAATGCTTAATTTGATGGCGTTATCAAGCAGTGAACTTGATCGTGTCATGAAAGAGGAAAATAAGCTTGCAATTATTACGGTGCATCAGTCAAAGGGGCTTGAGTTTGATCATGTGATTATTCCATTTATGAGTCAGGGGATGTTCCCGCTCGATTTTGATGGGATTAATCAAGAGGAAGAATGCCGATTATTTTATGTTGCGATGACTCGTGCGAAGCAGAGCTTATTATTGACGCGCCATATGAAAGAAACCTCTTCATCTAGAAGGGTGAAAGAGCGAAGTCAATTTATATCGTTTTTATATTCATAAAGAAGAATGAGCCAAAAAGTATGAATGAAAGGGTTAAACGATTATTTGAAATAAAAAAAGAGTCTCAGTTACCTGAGACTCTTTTTTATTCTGTCACTTTGTCAACAACGATGAAGGGTTGTAATTGATAAGGTTTAGGTGCGACTTTACGATCTTGCCACATATAGAAGAAGCGTTCAAGTGGAAAAATAGTATATCCATCTTGCCAATGGTCTGATGTATCATAAGGATCAGCAAAAATTAAGGTATCATCTCCAATACTTGGTGTTCCATTGTTATCATATCCAATAATAGAGACCCAATGACCATCCCAGTCTCCCCATTCAACCATAACGGGTCTTCCTGCTTTTAAGTGTCCTGTTAGCCATGTGACGAAGTAAGAATCTTTAGCATCGTCAACCCAAGCTTCAGTATCGTCACTATTTTCTGAAGCGTATAAAGATGATGAAGAGAAGGTCGGTTTTAGATTTCCGATATTAGAAGGGGTTGCTCCATCCTCTTCGCTTACCAAGTCAGCCTCGGTATAATCAGCGCGATAACTTGTTTCTAATACTTTAAATCCTTCTAAATTAGAAAAGAAGTTGTACATGTCTTCAACGGTTGTGCCATATTCATGAAAGTTATTAGCACTTCCAGGAAGAGCGCCTTCCGTATCATCGTCAACACTTGAACCCATGGCAAGTGCGATATCCCATTCTGTTAAATCAGTTTTTCCCATATTCCAAAGTGTCATTAAAGAAACGGCGTTTCCACATGACCATTCCGTTGTTTGTTGCATCGTTTTAAAACCTTCAATGAGGGTTAAGGTTTCGTCTGATTTTAATCGATAAAAATCGGGATTAACATAAAATCGTGAAGTAGCGTTATCACCTAAAAAGTTATAAGAATCTGCTCCCCCCAATTCATCGTAATCTTCTCCCTCAATAAAATCTGGTTTTAATTTAACTGTCTCAGAAACGGTTTTAACTGCCTCCTCTTCAAGTGGTTCAATGGCAGGTATTTCATTTTGATTTTGGCATCCTGTCATCACCCCTAATGCCATAATTAAAGTTAATAATGAAATTTTTTTCAAAAGTAATCATCCTTTCAAATTTTGATTTTCGTAATTTTATTCAACATTATGTTTAGTATTTATAAACTTTTTGAGCAAAAATAAAATGTTTAGATGAGAATCATCGAAACAAAAGAGAGGGGGAATAGCTAATTTATTAACGTTTTATTGCTCATTAATCATATATTAAACGATTTTTAAGGATAAATCAATCATTTTTATTTAAAAAATTCATAATTTTTTACAATTTATATAAGTAAACATTTAGATTATTATTTTTGTTCTACAAATGGAGAAGTTTCATCTCAAGAGATGAATAAAAAGAAGTAAAAAAAGTAAAATTGTTTTAATTGAATTGGTAGATTTATAATCTTAGTTATTGTATGATTAGCTATAAAGCATTGATTTTTGCGATGTAGATTTAAAAAGTAAGGACGATGGTAGATGAATGATAATTACC is a window of Turicibacter sanguinis DNA encoding:
- a CDS encoding response regulator transcription factor; the protein is MIRILIVDDEALIRDGLRLMLSLFEDIEVVATASNGEEALKACQSHPDIDLVLIDIRMPLYDGVLGTRLIKEAFPKIKVLILTTFKDQSYIQEAMQLGASGYLLKDSSHEVIYEGIKSAIMGNVIFHPEVATQLLNTQTTSIKSDAQFYEQYRLSEKELMIIREIATGLTNKEIAAKLFLSEGTIKNHITNILFKLELRDRTQIAIFAFKNGLA
- a CDS encoding sensor histidine kinase, which codes for MRKNKLLITVRYLSLLTVIFSFISLNETLSIFIILMLLCLLINSQFRFFSLRQAPYIICSLVVDLILFICLSSYQPQMVAYYFILPILDSILLLPRRYHLSLSCLIGMILLFLISHSFTLNQITSLFVFLIVAFLGLYIKEEHEKKLDAQLLYDELRISEEKLKQAKEELELYGASITELAVLKERNRISRDIHDSVGHALSTAIIQLNAMEVIASKENSSVAPLALNLREFLKNCLQEVREAISTLKPSEYQTYQELYRIEELIENFKKLSGMNVRLTISKQKWELSPKMGLTLYRAIQETLSNALRHGQATDASISIHFSPDHVVLTAENNGIGCPNFQKGVGLTSMSERVSEVNGKVHFIPSTVGFKIRITIPKGKGESYD
- a CDS encoding flavodoxin family protein gives rise to the protein MKKVIAISSSGRQKNTYQLIQSAAPLLKEAGISLQIIHLSNYLIQDCKGCEACILSDRCPIKDDVIGILEKLGQADGIILTSPVYMAGVSGQLKRFIDRTCKWYHRPELVKKPVLLMTTTAGGYADEVLDYMEKVATFWGMHLCGRVKRNVKTWDEAVSRKELKFFIKAVEEGEETEWIPTKDQVIAFQVQKTLAMNILPRDRKYWIEHGYDVQVYYEENDVPFYLKWMGNSFYSFFSRIIKKKSS
- a CDS encoding nucleotide pyrophosphohydrolase; this translates as MKETMKEIIKFRDDRGWKPYHTPENLAKSISIEAAELLECFQWNNDFDAEHVSEELADVMIYCMPMADVLEVDVKDIILKKLEKNAIKYPSTK
- a CDS encoding metal-dependent hydrolase; amino-acid sequence: MTAGTHQRGGLLCGLVTHHLFIAPYYEEANLYSKIFIITLYCLATTVGSLLPDIDMTGSQMGKLFPFISKFIAKNFKHRTLTHSFLSIAFFFVLIACAPLLDVGNEFYIIITCGLMLGHISHIVLDLFTHQGVCLFYPCKKKIKLANFKTGAKGERFISQMLLISMVLYVLYETYTTMVYAIHQ
- a CDS encoding ATP-dependent helicase — translated: MNLEEELTGLNDAQSEVVSNLNDNLLVMAPAGTGKTKVISLRVAGFINQGIEAKEILCLTFTNKACHELAERLLKVTNGLAKEVFVKTFHSFCFQLIKEEAKNFGKISRDFSVMDEEDGKFLVRQLMKDDYVIADLAYQYLQELKLYRLMIPKAYRDDYKRVVASFHQSEKAQKLQYSNRRSDAGAYTLGFLAQYGCWLYETYQTYLLENHLVDFNDLIVYASELLEDEEILERWRERFKVVMVDEVQDTSQFEYQLIEKLAKGKQFSVFGDFNQTIYEWRDSNPELILSQIMTTFNPKRLELSLNYRSLKRLVQMSANYLQNAKKARLINPRLSPRVIEAANEEVGGRPVFYEAQTQQEEMDFIIDHLKHYRLDDLANTVILTRTNKQNIQVSNFLRNVGIPCYLIEDLSLFRRKVVKDLLAFVKFQLNPFDHLSLERLLPLICPEVSPELFNQTYRQRYVSYGMRMIDLFQEAAYEYEEPYGLLKKQFEKGRIVIFDVESTGLDVTQDEVIQIAAIELVNGEYTRSFERFIKPSHSVGDSALVHGFSDDYLNEHGEEAREVFLQFQAFVEGALLIGHNVQYDLKIVSSQMNRLGLMFENSMGYYDTLDIVRRLYPDLKNHKLDTVSAYVGVSHEPTHNAMDDILATKDVLVKSMDLLMTHHENRKKVMKFYEPHLWGAIQRLKEIQDCFETQPPHVAMKGLIDAFECEDEAHKQSIIELLNYIGATYHRLHHTNPHQPNLEIWIQMLNLMALSSSELDRVMKEENKLAIITVHQSKGLEFDHVIIPFMSQGMFPLDFDGINQEEECRLFYVAMTRAKQSLLLTRHMKETSSSRRVKERSQFISFLYS
- a CDS encoding cysteine peptidase family C39 domain-containing protein gives rise to the protein MKKISLLTLIMALGVMTGCQNQNEIPAIEPLEEEAVKTVSETVKLKPDFIEGEDYDELGGADSYNFLGDNATSRFYVNPDFYRLKSDETLTLIEGFKTMQQTTEWSCGNAVSLMTLWNMGKTDLTEWDIALAMGSSVDDDTEGALPGSANNFHEYGTTVEDMYNFFSNLEGFKVLETSYRADYTEADLVSEEDGATPSNIGNLKPTFSSSSLYASENSDDTEAWVDDAKDSYFVTWLTGHLKAGRPVMVEWGDWDGHWVSIIGYDNNGTPSIGDDTLIFADPYDTSDHWQDGYTIFPLERFFYMWQDRKVAPKPYQLQPFIVVDKVTE